A single genomic interval of Halorubrum aethiopicum harbors:
- a CDS encoding DUF5809 family protein, translating to METRGVFAPATREEARERYEEIGPAAQVIVRETAKAMEFDADEYADRVTSAVVETARDATFAELLVVHLAGREEFDAWLADAEFDPDDVVELGSEHVDRVAWHPVPFAGVVVATTFQDGPDAAASTLRRNAFGRVYRDVFADDADGEGAGSDAGGSDADGADVDGSDADE from the coding sequence ATGGAAACGAGGGGCGTGTTCGCGCCGGCGACCCGCGAGGAGGCGAGGGAGCGCTACGAGGAGATCGGTCCGGCCGCGCAGGTGATCGTCCGGGAGACGGCGAAGGCGATGGAGTTCGACGCCGACGAGTACGCCGATCGCGTCACCTCGGCGGTCGTCGAGACCGCCCGCGACGCGACCTTCGCCGAACTGCTCGTCGTCCACCTCGCCGGCCGCGAGGAGTTCGACGCGTGGCTGGCGGACGCCGAGTTCGACCCCGACGACGTCGTCGAACTCGGCTCCGAACACGTCGACCGGGTCGCGTGGCACCCCGTCCCCTTCGCCGGCGTCGTGGTCGCGACTACCTTCCAGGACGGCCCCGACGCGGCCGCGAGCACTCTCCGCCGCAACGCGTTCGGCCGGGTGTATCGCGACGTCTTCGCCGACGACGCCGACGGAGAGGGCGCCGGGTCCGACGCTGGCGGGTCCGACGCCGACGGGGCGGATGTCGACGGATCCGACGCCGACGAATAG
- a CDS encoding DoxX family protein — translation MPNRSTPVALLAAVASLIAIAARPVAAHVDYVTENSGDPVDAVAFLVDVLSEPFNAAVFAGSGLVVVAGIAAYLWVRPTIRDVVVLREKLAGYGDLVPWMLRLSIGLPLVGAGFQGYLFAPTLTFEPASSPVLRVLFIGIGFCVLFGLATRIVSAVGLLTFAWVLLAVDPGVVIAMEYVSVLLALLVLGGGRPSADDMLLEVASTPGTYYGRVDPVHHLKAFLDESTAPLREYVPTLLRVGMGVTFVYLGLIQKLADPASGLLVVEKYDLTAVVPVDPGLWVVGAGVTEIAVGLALIAGFFTRGAAAVSFVLFTTTLFGLPDDPVLAHVALFGLASAVFTLGSGPLSFDRWFGRPALDDGEPAIPAD, via the coding sequence ATGCCCAACCGATCGACCCCGGTCGCCCTCCTCGCGGCGGTCGCGTCCCTGATCGCGATCGCCGCCCGGCCGGTCGCCGCCCACGTCGACTACGTCACCGAGAACTCCGGCGACCCGGTGGACGCGGTCGCGTTTCTGGTCGATGTGCTCTCGGAGCCGTTCAACGCCGCCGTGTTCGCCGGCTCCGGACTCGTCGTCGTCGCCGGGATCGCGGCGTACCTGTGGGTGCGGCCGACGATCCGCGACGTCGTCGTGCTCCGCGAGAAGCTCGCCGGCTACGGCGACCTGGTCCCGTGGATGCTGCGGCTCTCGATCGGGCTCCCGCTCGTCGGGGCGGGCTTCCAGGGGTACCTGTTCGCGCCGACGCTGACGTTCGAGCCCGCCTCGAGCCCCGTCCTCCGGGTACTCTTCATCGGGATCGGCTTCTGTGTCCTCTTCGGGCTCGCGACCCGGATCGTCTCCGCGGTCGGCCTCCTGACCTTCGCGTGGGTCCTCCTCGCCGTCGATCCGGGCGTCGTCATCGCGATGGAGTACGTCTCCGTCCTCCTCGCGCTGCTCGTCCTCGGCGGCGGCCGGCCGAGCGCGGACGACATGCTCTTAGAGGTCGCGAGCACGCCCGGCACCTACTACGGCCGGGTCGACCCGGTCCACCACCTGAAGGCGTTCCTCGACGAGTCGACGGCCCCGCTCCGCGAGTACGTCCCGACGCTGCTCCGGGTCGGCATGGGCGTCACGTTCGTCTACCTCGGGCTGATCCAGAAGCTGGCGGACCCCGCGAGCGGCCTGCTCGTCGTCGAGAAGTACGACCTGACCGCGGTCGTCCCCGTCGACCCCGGGCTCTGGGTCGTCGGCGCGGGCGTGACCGAGATCGCGGTCGGCCTGGCGCTTATCGCGGGCTTCTTCACCCGCGGCGCGGCCGCGGTCTCGTTCGTCCTCTTCACGACCACGCTGTTCGGACTCCCCGACGACCCCGTGTTGGCCCACGTCGCGCTGTTCGGGCTGGCGTCGGCCGTCTTCACGCTCGGGTCCGGGCCGCTCTCGTTCGACCGCTGGTTCGGCCGACCCGCCCTCGACGACGGCGAGCCGGCGATCCCCGCGGACTGA
- a CDS encoding glucose-6-phosphate isomerase: MDVDIGNALKAQPGLTEGTLDRLDGRVAAAHDRIARGMAADEFGYASLNLPETADPVAIRAAVEPFDEPAAVLTVGIGGSALGAATLADALESDVDAYFLDNVDPDAVDALLADLPLADTVVNVVSRSGTTAETLANFLVVREAMDAAGVDWTDRTLVTTGEAGNLRRLAEAHDLPALDVPEGVPGRFSVLSTVGLAVAAIQGHDVEAVLAGGRDGMDALAGSLYESPAYAYGATAYALAERGALTNAFMPYAESLETFAEWFAQLWAESLGKDGLGQTPARALGATDQHSQLQLYRAGPADKLVTLVRPTERADAPIPETDLEGLSYLGGSSLGDLLDAEFAATEASLAAADVPNVRIEIDRVDERSLGELLFGMEAACVLYGELASVSTFTQPAVEWGKKAARGLLGGGDFPEAEAVADKREFRID; encoded by the coding sequence ATGGACGTAGACATCGGCAACGCCCTGAAGGCCCAGCCGGGGCTCACGGAGGGGACGCTCGACCGGCTCGACGGCCGGGTCGCGGCCGCCCACGACCGGATCGCGCGCGGAATGGCCGCCGACGAGTTCGGCTACGCCTCCCTGAACCTGCCCGAAACCGCCGACCCGGTGGCGATCCGCGCCGCGGTCGAGCCGTTCGACGAGCCGGCGGCGGTCCTCACGGTCGGGATCGGCGGGAGCGCGCTCGGCGCGGCGACGCTCGCGGACGCGCTCGAGAGCGACGTGGACGCGTACTTCCTCGACAACGTCGACCCCGACGCGGTCGACGCGCTGCTCGCCGACCTTCCGCTCGCCGACACGGTCGTCAACGTGGTCTCGCGGTCGGGGACCACGGCGGAGACGCTCGCGAACTTCCTCGTCGTCCGCGAGGCGATGGACGCGGCGGGCGTCGACTGGACCGATCGCACCCTCGTCACGACCGGCGAGGCGGGGAACCTCCGGCGGCTCGCGGAGGCGCACGACCTGCCCGCGCTCGACGTGCCGGAGGGGGTGCCCGGCCGGTTCTCCGTCCTCTCGACGGTCGGGCTCGCGGTCGCGGCGATCCAGGGCCACGACGTCGAGGCGGTGCTCGCGGGCGGGCGAGACGGGATGGACGCGCTCGCGGGGTCGCTTTACGAGTCGCCGGCGTACGCCTACGGCGCGACGGCGTACGCGCTCGCGGAGCGGGGCGCGCTCACCAACGCCTTCATGCCGTACGCGGAGTCGCTGGAGACGTTCGCGGAGTGGTTCGCCCAGCTGTGGGCCGAGAGCCTCGGGAAGGACGGGCTCGGCCAGACGCCCGCCCGCGCGCTCGGCGCGACGGACCAGCACTCCCAGCTCCAGCTGTACCGCGCCGGGCCGGCGGACAAGCTCGTGACGCTCGTGCGCCCGACCGAGCGCGCCGACGCGCCGATCCCCGAGACGGATCTGGAGGGGCTCTCCTACCTCGGCGGCTCCTCGCTCGGCGACCTGCTGGACGCGGAGTTCGCGGCGACGGAGGCGAGCCTCGCGGCCGCCGACGTGCCCAACGTCCGGATCGAGATCGACCGCGTCGACGAGCGGAGCCTCGGTGAGCTGCTGTTCGGGATGGAAGCGGCCTGCGTGCTCTACGGCGAGCTCGCGAGCGTCTCGACGTTCACCCAGCCGGCCGTCGAGTGGGGCAAGAAGGCGGCCCGCGGCCTGCTCGGCGGCGGCGACTTCCCCGAGGCGGAGGCGGTCGCCGACAAACGCGAGTTCCGGATCGACTAA
- a CDS encoding CPBP family intramembrane glutamic endopeptidase, with amino-acid sequence MTEELPPVLDRAVRVASAAFAIVFALVVASAVATPVADLAVRLGLVADGGNGWQLLRTLGQFAGFLVAAAGYLAITDQRDLLRIARPSLREVGIVVGAGIALLALQYGSLFVLREVGLSTGQNRAVVPAGDPVGYYAAMVAVSLLVVGPVEEVLFRGVVQGGLRRAFDAAPAILLASLLFGLIHFSGITGTPAERWAYVGVVVVLGCVLGLLYERTENVLVPGLAHGVYNAAIYAVLLANAL; translated from the coding sequence ATGACGGAGGAACTACCTCCCGTGCTGGATCGGGCGGTCCGCGTCGCGAGCGCGGCCTTCGCGATCGTGTTCGCGCTCGTCGTCGCGAGCGCGGTCGCCACGCCGGTCGCGGACCTGGCGGTCCGGCTCGGCCTCGTCGCCGACGGCGGAAACGGGTGGCAGCTGCTCCGGACGCTGGGCCAGTTCGCGGGGTTCCTCGTCGCCGCCGCCGGGTACCTCGCGATCACCGACCAGCGGGACCTCCTCCGGATCGCGCGGCCGTCGCTCCGGGAGGTCGGGATCGTCGTCGGCGCGGGGATCGCCCTCCTGGCGCTCCAGTACGGATCCCTCTTCGTCCTCCGGGAGGTCGGACTCTCCACCGGACAGAACCGGGCGGTCGTCCCCGCCGGCGACCCGGTCGGGTACTACGCCGCGATGGTCGCCGTCTCGCTTCTCGTCGTCGGCCCGGTCGAGGAGGTGTTGTTCCGCGGCGTCGTCCAGGGCGGGCTCCGCCGGGCGTTCGACGCCGCCCCGGCGATCCTGCTCGCGAGCCTCCTGTTCGGGCTGATTCACTTCTCGGGTATAACGGGGACGCCCGCCGAGCGATGGGCGTACGTCGGGGTCGTCGTCGTGTTGGGCTGCGTGCTCGGGCTCCTCTACGAGCGGACCGAGAACGTTCTGGTCCCCGGGCTCGCTCACGGCGTGTACAACGCCGCGATCTACGCGGTGTTGCTCGCGAACGCGCTCTGA
- a CDS encoding mechanosensitive ion channel family protein translates to MIGQSATGGTALPRWMTELVSAYDRVFSELFWFLLALAVVYLVGQVVVVPSVIRVVRARNRNNPTIESAVKTYLRVALIGFATLTGVIAAGYGSVLTDSAIVIAAITFVFGIAGQQVFGSLISGIFLVADPDFNVGDWIAWPGGEGTVEAVDFRVTRVRTPNNETIAVPNTELTSNALTRPYGRDTYRITETVYVAYGEDVERALMELRAVATDREPILEEPAPNARVLELGENAITVQAELWIDDPGDRDVATLRSDFRREVKRRFDEEGITIAPPSAQSLSGEIAVTERSNGET, encoded by the coding sequence ATGATCGGCCAGAGCGCGACCGGCGGGACGGCGCTGCCGAGGTGGATGACGGAGCTCGTATCGGCGTACGATCGGGTGTTCTCGGAGCTGTTCTGGTTCCTCCTCGCGCTCGCGGTCGTCTACCTCGTCGGCCAGGTCGTCGTCGTCCCGTCCGTGATCCGAGTCGTGCGGGCGCGAAACCGCAACAACCCCACGATCGAGTCCGCGGTGAAGACGTACCTCCGGGTGGCGCTGATCGGGTTCGCGACGCTGACGGGCGTGATCGCCGCCGGCTACGGGAGCGTGCTCACCGACTCGGCGATCGTCATCGCGGCCATCACGTTCGTCTTCGGCATCGCCGGCCAGCAGGTGTTCGGGTCGCTCATCAGCGGGATCTTCCTCGTGGCCGACCCCGACTTCAACGTCGGCGACTGGATCGCGTGGCCGGGCGGGGAGGGCACCGTCGAGGCGGTCGACTTCCGGGTGACGCGGGTCCGGACGCCGAACAACGAGACGATCGCCGTGCCGAACACCGAACTCACGAGCAACGCGCTCACCCGGCCCTACGGCCGGGACACCTACCGGATCACGGAGACGGTGTACGTCGCCTACGGCGAGGACGTCGAGCGGGCCCTGATGGAGCTTCGGGCGGTCGCGACCGACCGGGAGCCGATCCTCGAGGAACCGGCACCGAACGCGCGCGTCCTCGAGCTCGGGGAGAACGCGATCACGGTACAGGCGGAGCTGTGGATCGACGACCCCGGCGACAGGGACGTCGCGACGCTCCGGTCGGACTTCCGTCGGGAGGTGAAACGGCGGTTCGACGAGGAGGGGATCACGATCGCGCCCCCGTCGGCGCAGTCGCTCTCGGGCGAGATCGCCGTGACGGAGCGTTCGAACGGCGAGACGTGA